The Punica granatum isolate Tunisia-2019 chromosome 4, ASM765513v2, whole genome shotgun sequence sequence TACATACCTGCATATAAGATTTCACATGGGGGAGAGAATCTGGAACAGACCAGCTCTTGTAATGTCCCAAAGCAATCTCCATGTGGTATAGCTTTGGTCCTAGAGACAAGTCTGCGGCGGAGATATCCTTCCCATTGATATAAGGTCCCTGAAGGATAACAATGAAACAGATAAGTACAGAAAAACAAAGAGGAATACGCTAGAACTATAAGAAGAAAACGCAGATAACTCTTGGTAGAATTTGCATAGAGTAGCAATGTCTCGAACATACAGTGCTCATTTATGGCCAGAGTTATTTCATTACAGGAAATTCAAATTACCTCTACTGCAAGCTAAAGAAAAGTACAGGACATGTGAAGAAGCCAAACAAGACTTACATTGTCTTTAATATAATCGTTGAAAGAACTCAGCTCATTGAGCAACGCCTGCTCTGTTCCATCATTGGGATCTTTGCTTTTTAGAAAACCGATAAACGTCGAGAAAATCTTTGATCCCCTGAAGACCAACAAGAAACAAATTTTAGCTTGCTTCTTGTGAATCCTCCATCGATATCGGCATATCATATGTAGCAGTGGGATGATCAGAACATAACATCATAAACTAACCACCTGCCTCGAAAAGCTACATATTCAACAACGAGAACAGCAATTTGGCCATCACTGAGCTAAATGACTTATGCTAAGAGGGCATAGGGCAGCAAATAGTCTATTTTGACATTGTAAATGGCTTTGAAAGTAATTCCAAGAATTAGACAATTTTAGGGTACGACCACCTTATAAAATCCTTGTACGTTTAAGAATGTCATAGGGCACTATAAAGAATATGGTTTATTATTTATCAGCACCGAAGCTGTTATACCTGGAATGCAGTAAGTCTATTAAATTATACTTTGCAGATGTAACTTGGAAGCACTATCATGTAAGGGCAAACTGGATGTTGTTCTTTAGGAACAACGCATTAGACACACTCAGAACATGCACATCATCAACCACGCAACTTCAATGAGCTGAGCAATTGAATAGTGTCATAATTAAATGTGATAAAACGCCATACATACACTGGTGCCTTCTCCGGTGGAGTTGCCAATGGTGGAATCGGGAACTTGTCCTCCAGAGCTTGGGTAATAACATCTGAATCTGCAACCCACTTCTCATCAAGTTTTACGACAGGAACTTTACCTTCAGTGTTGATCTTTAAGAACCTGCATAGCATCGGTAAGTATGTACATAACTATATAACGTTGAACTGATGCAGATCTCCCTTGGGATTATAAATGATATTCTTAGATAGAAAAGACGAATTCGACATTCACCATTCTGGTTTGTTCCCCAAGTCGACAAGCTTCATGTCGTAAGGCAGCTGTTTTTCCTCCATAGTCAATAATACCCTCTGGCAAAAGGGGCCTGAAGAGGGAACCAAAGTCAACTACAGATTCTATCGTTTCTATCTAAACCATCAATCGGCTTGTAAATCAACATAGGTAAACAATTATCTCAAGTTATCTTCTGCAGCCACtcattggcaaacaatgcaagCTTAAAAGGTTCGCGTCAATCATCTGATAGAGCTTGATTGTAATGTGTTGGAGCAGGAGTAGACGTATAAGAGTATGAAAATGCTCTCTAGCAGAGTTCGGTTGAGCCATTGCTGATGTTCATTGCAGCTA is a genomic window containing:
- the LOC116202264 gene encoding glutathione S-transferase DHAR3, chloroplastic → MSTLKIPSAACSISSTVNHLAFKLRHHRSCSVLPSNAGLLRRHGCTRKMGTMAMASATSDPLEVCVKASVTVPNKLGDCPFCQRVLLTMEEKQLPYDMKLVDLGNKPEWFLKINTEGKVPVVKLDEKWVADSDVITQALEDKFPIPPLATPPEKAPVGSKIFSTFIGFLKSKDPNDGTEQALLNELSSFNDYIKDNGPYINGKDISAADLSLGPKLYHMEIALGHYKSWSVPDSLPHVKSYMQNIFSRDSFVKTRALKEDVIAGWRPKVMG